TAATAGATATTTTAAAAGGTGGAAAACCAGCTGAAATGCCAATAGTTTTAGCCAATAAAAGTATTATTTATTTAAATGAAGCTCAAACAAAAAAACTTGGTTTAGAAATTCCAGCAGACATAAAAGAAAAAGCAGAAATAGTTGGAAATAAATAAAAATTAATTTAGAATAACAAAAAAGAAAGGAAAATAAAAATGGATTTAATTATTTCAGCAATTTCACAAGGAATTTTATGGTCTTTATTATCATTAGGTTTATTTATAAGTTTTCGTATATTAAATATAGCAGATATGACAACAGAGGGTGCCTACCCTCTTGGTGCAGCCGTATGTGTAAGTTTAATTCAAACAGGAATGTCTCCAATTTTAGCTATATTTATAGCAATGTTAGCTGGAGCTTTAGCTGGAGCTCTAACATCAATATTCATTAATATTTGTAAAATTCCTAGTTTACTAGCAGGTATTCTTACTATGACAGCTTTACTTTCAGTTAATTTAAGAGTTATGGGAAGACCAAATTTAAGTTTACTTAATCACAAAACAATATTTGATATATTTTCATCAGTGAGTTTACCTCCATATTTTGATTCAATAATTGTTGGAATAATAATTGTTAGTCTCGTTATTTTCTTTATGCATTTTTTCTTTAATACTGAATTAGGACAAGCACTTATAGCAACAGGAGATAACCCTAAAATGGCATCTTCTTTAGGAATTTCAACAAAAAAAATGACACTTTTAGGTTTGATGTTATCAAACTCAATAGTAGCTCTCACTGGAGCAATATTATCACAAAACAACGGTTATGCTGATGTTAATAGTGGACTAGGAGTAATCGTTGTGGCTCTTGCTGCTATCATTATCGGTGAGGTTATTTTTGGTGATGTCAATTTTTTAACAAGACTTATATGTATAATTCTAGGTTCAATAATATATAGATTGTTGTTAGTCTTTGTCTTAAAATTAAATATCATAGAAGCAAATGATTTTAAAATTATCTCAGCTCTATTAATAGCACTATTTTTAAGTGTTCCTGAATTAAAAAAATATATTAACATTTCAAGAGAAAAAGGAGATAACTAATATGGCTTTTATAGAATTAAAAAATATTAATAAAACTTTTTTTCCTAACACGAATAGAGAATATCATGCATTAAAAAATATTAATTTATCTATAAATAAAGGAGATTTTATTACTATTATTGGTGGAAATGGTGCCGGAAAATCAACTTTATTTAATGCAATATCAGGAGTTTTCTCTTTAGATAGTGGAAATATTATTATTGATGAAAAAGATATCTCTAAAACTAAAGAAAACGAAAGAGCTAGATATATAAGTAGAGTTTTTCAAAATCCCTCAGATAATACAGCTCCTCGTATGACAGTAGCCGAAAATATTGCTCTTGCAAGTAAACGTGGTGAAAAAAGATTTCTTAAAACAGCTAAAAATAGAGAAAACTTAAAAATATACGAAGAATTATTAAAATCATTAAATTTGGGTCTAGAAAATAAATTGAATACAGAAATGGCTGTCTTATCAGGTGGACAAAGACAATCGATAGCTCTTTTAATGGCAACAATAAAAGAGCCACAACTTTTATTATTAGATGAGCATACTGCTGCTCTTGACCCTAAAACTCAAAAGTTAATTATGACTTTATCAAAAGAAAAAGTTGAAGAAAAAAATATAACAACATTAATGATTACTCATAATCTACAAGACGCTTTAACTTATGGAAATAGAATGCTACTTTTACATCAAGGAAAAATTGTGAGAGATTTTTCTCAAGAAGAAAAAAGCAAGCTCTCTGTTACAGATGTATATAAAATAATGGTTGAGCTTGATTAAAATGATAATTTTACTTCTTGCAACTATAAAAATAAAATGATATAGTATTTAAAAATATAAGAATTTTAAATGAATAAGGTGATATTATGAGGAAAGATTTTATAGATTGGGACGAGTATTTTATGGGCATTGCCCTTTTGTCTTCAATGAGAAGTAAAGATCCAAACACTCAAGTTGGAGCTTGTATAGTAAACGAAGATAAAAGAATAGTTGGTGTTGGTTATAACGGACTTCCTAAAGGTTGTAATGACGAGGACTTTCCTTGGGAGAGAGAGGGAGAATTTTTAGAAACTAAATATCCTTATGTTTGCCATGCCG
Above is a window of Fusobacterium massiliense DNA encoding:
- a CDS encoding ABC transporter permease translates to MDLIISAISQGILWSLLSLGLFISFRILNIADMTTEGAYPLGAAVCVSLIQTGMSPILAIFIAMLAGALAGALTSIFINICKIPSLLAGILTMTALLSVNLRVMGRPNLSLLNHKTIFDIFSSVSLPPYFDSIIVGIIIVSLVIFFMHFFFNTELGQALIATGDNPKMASSLGISTKKMTLLGLMLSNSIVALTGAILSQNNGYADVNSGLGVIVVALAAIIIGEVIFGDVNFLTRLICIILGSIIYRLLLVFVLKLNIIEANDFKIISALLIALFLSVPELKKYINISREKGDN
- a CDS encoding ABC transporter ATP-binding protein; translated protein: MAFIELKNINKTFFPNTNREYHALKNINLSINKGDFITIIGGNGAGKSTLFNAISGVFSLDSGNIIIDEKDISKTKENERARYISRVFQNPSDNTAPRMTVAENIALASKRGEKRFLKTAKNRENLKIYEELLKSLNLGLENKLNTEMAVLSGGQRQSIALLMATIKEPQLLLLDEHTAALDPKTQKLIMTLSKEKVEEKNITTLMITHNLQDALTYGNRMLLLHQGKIVRDFSQEEKSKLSVTDVYKIMVELD